A portion of the Corticium candelabrum chromosome 5, ooCorCand1.1, whole genome shotgun sequence genome contains these proteins:
- the LOC134179764 gene encoding UPF0669 protein v1g209471-like, with protein MLYQFHRKQTRQLMLWLTVELLCLSQCKFVAATDRILQTVHGHVNARNFTYYRLTLGRKFTIVLDSLEGDADLYVSEGNRQPHYRDLDYNMSSNTCGRELIVISHKLKRPIVAGVIGHEQYPESKFLMTVVDGELSYDDAAKISPEDYNKSQPDGKENTAWNILSLLLKLILEVLL; from the coding sequence ATGTTGTATCAGTTTCATCGAAAGCAAACGAGACAGTTGATGCTGTGGCTGACTGTTGAACTTCTTTGTTTGAGTCAGTGCAAATTTGTAGCTGCGACGGACCGTATTTTGCAGACTGTTCACGGCCATGTCAACGCGCGAAACTTTACTTACTACCGCCTGACACTTGGTAGGAAGTTCACAATTGTGTTGGACAGCCTCGAAGGAGACGCGGATCTCTACGTTTCTGAGGGCAACAGACAGCCGCACTATCGAGACCTCGACTACAACATGAGTTCAAACACATGTGGTCGCGAGTTGATTGTCATCTCACACAAGCTAAAGCGGCCGATAGTAGCAGGCGTGATAGGACACGAACAGTATCCGGAGTCAAAATTCTTGATGACTGTTGTTGATGGAGAGCTTAGTTATGACGATGCGGCCAAGATTTCTCCTGAAGATTATAATAAGTCACAACCTGATGGGAAAGAGAACACAGCCTGGAACATTTTATCTTTACTACTGAAATTGATACTTGAAGTTTTGCTCTAA